Sequence from the Pseudophaeobacter arcticus DSM 23566 genome:
GATGAGGTCGAAGCCGCCTGGGGCTGGACCGACCCGATCATTGCCGACTGGCAGGCCCGGGGGGATGTGCCAAAACCATATGAAAGCGGCAGCACCGGTCCAGGGGATGCGGATCTTTTACTGCGCCGCGATCAACGTGAATGGAGAGGGATAAACCCATGAAGATTAGTGAATACCCAGACAGGGAGATGTTGGCGATTGCTGTGGCCAACGCGATTGCCGGGGAATTGAAAATGCATCTTCTGCATCACGATACCGCCGCGCTTGCCGTGGCTGGCGGCACCTCTCCGGCACCCATCTTTGACGACCTCTGCGCTGCGGATCTGGACTGGAGCCGGGTGCATGTCATGGCTACGGATGAGCGCTGGGTTGCACTGGAAAGCGATCGCTCCAATGCCCGCCTGATCCGCAAACACCTGCTGACGGACCGGGCAACAGCGGCGCATTTTTTGCCCTTTCATGTCCCCGCCAGAAAGCCAGAAGAGGTTCTGGCAGAGATCGAGGCACAGATTGCACCCAACCTGCCGCTCTCGGTTGTGCTGCTGGGAATGGGCGAGGACATGCATACCGCCTCGCTGTTTCCCGGCGTGGCGGGGCTGGAACAGGCGCTGGCCGCCGATGCGCCAATCCTGTCTGTCCTGCGTCCCGACAGCCAGCCGGAACCCCGCGTCAGCTTGTCAGCGTCGGTGTTGAACGGGGCGCTTTCCAAACACCTGGTGATCTACGGAGAGGCCAAGAGAAAGGCGCTGGAAATGGCGCTTTCGTTGCCGCCTGAACAGGCCCCCATTCAGGCCGTCTTGACCGAAATTACGGTGCACTGGGCTCCGTAATTGCAGGTGACTCTCAGCCGTTATTGAGCGCGCCTGGGCAGGTTATCCCGCTGCCGGGGCCGCACCATCAAGGTTGATGAACTGCTGCTTCAAGCTGTCGGGCAGGGGGTAACCCGCGCTGCCATCGGGGCTGCGCAGCACCATCACCGCCTCAAGGCTCGCCCGCAGCCCATCGGACCAGATCTGCTGTTCCATGACATATGAGGTGTTGCGAAACGAGAGGCAGCGCGCGGTGGTGATATAGGGCTCATCCAGCACCATTTCCCGCATGTAGTGCACATTGGCATTGCGTAAAACCGAGCGCGGCGCCGGTCTGCCTTCAAAATGCTTGGCGCAGAAATTGTCAAAATAGGTGACCCGGGCGGTTTCAAACCACCCCAAATAGGCCTTGTTGTTGACGTGCCGCAGAATATCAAGCTCGGAAAATCGAACCCGATCCGCCAGGGCCATCGGTTTGGGCTGATCCAAGCCCTGCGCGCGTTGTTCATCCGCGCTGAGCGGTGTGAGAAATCGTAAATCCATATCCCTGCGCTAAACTGCGGAAGGGGTAAAAGGCAAGAGCCCCATTTTGTGCCGCCGCGTCGTCGCCGCCCTCAACAGAACAGCTTTCCAACGCGCAGTGGTTTTCCTGTGCAGCACCACCTAAAGGGGCGTGCTACAATGGTCGAACAAACTAGCTACGCCTAGATCAAGGCAAAATAACAGATAAATCTGGAGCGGGTAACGAGAATCGAACTCGTAACTAAAGCTTGGGAAGCTGCCGTGATACCTTTTCACCATACCCGCCCTTGTAGCCTTGCTATCCAATGAGGCTGGCGAGGTCAATATGCTCAAACCGGGTTTTCGAGTTCCTCTTTCGATGGTGCGAAACCGCGAAGATTTTTTGGGTTGTAGTGCAAAGTGGGATCCGCGCGTCGAATGAATGCCGATGGGTGAATTTGGGCATCGTCGGGGATATGGCGGTACTGAGCCAGTGGCAGGTAATAGCCAAGCACTCCCTTTTGTCCGGGCCAATTGCTGCGTCGCACCAGGCGGGGGAAAAGCTCGAGAATGGGCCAGAGTTTGCGTAGTTTCATCTGACTGTGCAGTGGGGTTTTGGCGCTGGGTTGCGAGACTTTTAAGTTCATGCGTTCAGTCACTTTGTCTTTTTGACCAAGCACATAGCGGTTATAGTAAAGCTCGCGGAATTCGAGACTGTCGACGCTCAGAGCGTCAAGCTCCTGTCGCATCCATTGCATGGTTTGTTTGGCAAGACCGGCCTCAGCCTCTGGCACACTGCCTGCGACATCGGTATGGGTGCCGGGAAACCAAACCTGTTTTACATCCTGAGGTTCCGGGTGCTTTTTGCTGCGAAACCGGGTGCCGTGATATTCTTGTCCTTCTTGCCACATCTGTTGGCGGAAAAAGCAGCGGGTCTCATCAATTGAAAGCACATGGCGGACGGCTTTGACCGATGGGTTTTCATCGACGCTTGAGTGGGTGCCAAATTCAATAAAGGTGTCTTTTTGCAGCCGAATGCGGATCATTGAACTGACCGTATCCCAAAGCCCGAGAAAGCGGATGGGAACCCGGCGCAGGTGGAAAAACTGTTCAGAAATCCGCAAGGGTGCGAACTGTTCATTGGGGCCATCCTGGCGCAGTTTTCGCCAGGCTTTGAATACCGGACCGATCAGGTGCAGCTCATGCGGGGCGACGAGGCCAAAATCATTGATGAAACCAGCCAGAACACGAGCGGTATAGGCGCCTCGTGAATACCCAAAAAAATACAGCCTGTCGCCTTCGCGATAGTTTTCGCAGAGGAAGGAATAGGCATGCAGGACATTGGTGTGCAGTCCCCAACCAAAGGCCAGGCCAGCCACCAACTTGGTCTTGGCAAAAAGACTGTTGGCGAAGGGGCGGGTCGAAAGCGTGCCAACGCCCGGTTCATAATAGACAAGTTGATTTTCGTTGTGTTTCAAGCATTTGTAGAGGCGTAGAATGTTGCTTTCGTTCTGTTCGACCTCGTTTCCGGTACCATCCAGGCAGATAATCAATTTGCGTGACATGAAAAAGCTTTCCGAGAAAAATCCTCGGAAAGCTATCATGTTTCAGGTATTGCAACAACCTTGACGTGTCAGCCGCGACGGCGACGGCGGCGTCCGCCTGCAGGGCCATCTCCGCCACCGGTGTTGAAGTTGACCTCCGGCAGGGTCAAAATCGACGCCAGAATTGGGAAAGGCTCTTTCGAGTTGGGGATTGCCGAGGCATTGACAAAATGTTCCTGGAACCGCGGCTCGACAGCGGTTTCGATTTTCTCGATCTTGCGCACGGTTTGTTCGATTTCACTGCGGGCCTTGGTGTTGAGCAGGGCAATGCGGGCGCCGGTGCCGGCGGCATTGCCGGCGCTGGTGACCTTGTCGATGGGGCAGTCGGGGATCATCCCCAGAACCATGGCGTGTTTGGCGGAGATATGCGCGCCAAAGGCACCGGCCAGAACCACCCGGTCGACGGTGTCGACACCAAATTTGTCCATCAGCAGTCGCGCGCCGGAATAGAGCGCCGCCTTGGCCATCTGAATGGCGCGAATATCGGGGTTGGTGATGGTAATCTTCGGCCCACCTTCGGCGCTGCCATCCCAGACCAGATAGGCATTGGTGCGGCCATCGGCAATACAGCGGGCCGTGCCGGTCTGCTCTGCCGAGCCAATCAGGCCGGAAGCGTCCAGCACCCCGGCCATACGCATTTCTGCGATGGCCTCGATGATGCCAGAGCCACAGATGCCGGTGATACCAGTGGTGGCAATGGCGGCATCAAAGCCCTCTTCATCGGACCAGATATCAGACCCGATGACCCGAAAGCGCGGCTCTTTGGTCTCAGGGTTGATTTCCAGCCGCTCTATGGCACCGGGAGCGGCCCGCTGGCCGCTGGAAATCTGTGCGCCCTCAAAGGCGGGACCCGTGGGAGAGGAACAGGCGAGGACCTTGGTCTTGTTGCCCAGCAGGATTTCGGCATTGGTGCCGACATCAACCACCAGGACCAGATCTTCGGATTTATCCGGCGCTTCAGAAAGCGCAACCGCAGCCGCATCGGCGCCAACATGGCCGGCAATGCAGGGCAGCAGGTAGACGCGGGCCGCCGGGTGGATGTTGAGGTCCAATTCAGCGGCGCGCAGGGCCAGAGAATCCGAGGTGGCCAGGGCAAAAGGTGCCTGACCCAATTCAAAGGGATCAATGCCTAGGAACAGGTGGTGCATCACCGGGTTGCAGACAAAAACCGCATCCACGATCAGGTTCTTGTCGATCTCGGCCTCGGCTGCAATCTGGGTGAACAGGGCGTTCATGCCCTCGCGCACTGCGCGGGTCATCTCCTGATCGCCGCCCTTATTCATCATCGAATAAGAGACCCGGCTCATCAGATCCTCACCAAAGCGGATCTGTGGGTTCATAATGCCGGATGAGGCAACGACCTCGCCGCTGATCAGGTCGCACAGATGTGCGGCAATGGTGGTGGAGCCAAGATCAACCGCCAGCCCGTAGAGGGTGCCTTCGTAATAGCCGGGCCAGATATTCATGATCTTGGGCGGGTGATTTGCGTCGCCCAGGTGCACCGCCACAGTGACCTTCCATTGGCCTTTGCGCAGGGCAGGCTGCAGGCATTGCAGGATATGCAGGTCCGTTTTGACATTCTTGAGCTGCCATTGATTGTCGAGCGCCTCTATCAGCCGCTCCATATCGCCCGAGGGCTTGTGCATGTCGGGTTCTTCCACCTCGACATAGAACAGCCGGGTCGAGGGATTCATGGTGATATCGCGGGCCTCGGCACGTTTGCGCACCACCTGGCGGTGCACCTGGCTTTCGGGGGGGACGTCAATCACCACATCGCCCTGGACCTGAGCCTGACAACCCAGGCGGCGGCCATCAATCAAGCCACGCTTGTCTTTATAGCGCTGTTCGACCTTGTTCCACTCGCTCAGGGCATCATTGGCAACGGTCACCCCATGTTTGGAGAACTCACCATAAGAAGGGGTGATCTGGCATTTTGAGCAGATACCGCGTCCGCCGCAGACAGAATCGAGATCTACTCCCAATTGCCGTGCGGCCGTCAATACCGGCGTCCCAACCGGAAAATGACCGCGCTTGCCCGATGGCGTAAAGATGACGAGAGGATCGCTGCTCATAAAGGCACCCTATGGATTCATGTATTTTCACCGGACCATAGGGGCTTGGCGGCGCAATCAAAAGTCTCAGACCGCCACAATCTGGTCCAGTGGCGTCATTTTTCCGCCGCGGGCCCGTCATTGGCTTGGCTACGGCTGACTGGCGAGATCGCAAATGTGCCTTCCAGGGCTTTAACTTTGGCGGGCTCGCCTGTGCTTTAGCGCGGCGCGACGTCCTCCAGCCAGTCCAGAATGGCTTGCCGGTTGCCATCCAGGCGCGGCGCCGGGGCGCGGGTCTTGGGATCCTTCAGGCCTGACATCTTGATCGGATTGCCCGCAGCCACATAGGCCGGGGCGCCGTCTTCGTCCAATACGTCAACCACCATATTGCGCGCCAGGATTTGCGGATCCTTCAGGACCTGTGCCACATCCTGGATTGGCCCGGTTGGAATGCCGGCCTCGGTGAGGTGCGCAATCCAGTGGTCAGCCGGTCGATCAATGGTAACTGCCTCGATTAAGCGTTTCAAAAGGCGGGCATTTTCACACCTGGCTGGATTTGTCGCAAAGCGCTTGTCCTGTGCCAATGGCAGCTCCAGGGCGGTGCAGAGTTTGGCAAAGAGGGCGTCATTGCCGGCGGCGATGACAAACAGACGGTCCTCGGCGTGAAAGGTCTCAAATGGTGTGATCGACGGATGACGGGCGCCAGAGGGGCGCGGTGCTTCGCCAGTGACCGAGGTGATGGCAATGGCATGTTCCAGCAGCGCCAGTTGGCTGTCGAGCATGGCAATATCAACTTTCTGCCCCAGCCCGGTTTTTTGGACCTCCAACAGGGAGGCAAGAACGCCCTGCGCAAGAAACATGCCAGCGGCAATATCACCAATTGAGGCGCCAACCCGTACTGGGTCGCGGTTGCGCTCTCCTGTGATCGACATCACCCCGCCGCGCGCCTGAACCACCATATCATAGGCGGGGCGCTGTGAATCCGGGCCGCTATGGCCAAAGCCGGACACCGCGCCGTAGATCAGCTTTGGAAAGCGCTTGTGGAGATCCTCCCAGCCAAAGCCAAGACGCTCCATCACGCCGGGGCGGTAGTTTTCCAGAACCACATCCGCCTGCGACAGAAGTTTATTGAAAACAACGCGGTCCTCGAGGGACTTAAGGTCCAGCGCGATGCTTTCCTTGCCGTGGTTGATGGTGGCAAAATAGGCGCTGTCCTGGCCCTTGAACGGTGGGAACGAACGGGTGTCATCGCCGCTGCCGGGGCGTTCCACCTTGATCACGCGGGCGCCCAGATCCGCCAGGGTCATCGAGGCATAGGGGCCGGCAAGCACATGGGTGAGATCGACGATAAGAATCCCGGTCAATGGTCCAGTATTTGGGGAGGCTGAAGTTGCGGACACAGGGAAATCTGGCGTTGTCATTGAAGGTTCCTCTTGGTTCTGTTCGCTCAAACACAGGGCATAACGGCTTTGTATGAAACAGCTTTGACGTAGATCAGGTCGGCCAGAACTTCGCCAGACCTCTGCCAGACCTTGGCCAGAATGAAGTCCTCAGTCACGGGTGACAAATGCTGCGCTGCAGGATTTCTTGGTCCGGCCTCTTTTCTATCCTGATCTTCTGTGCAATAGGGTCACCGTCAAACGGGGTTTTGCATAGGGGTAGCAAATGCAGATTCGTGAGGCACTCACCTTTGATGATGTTCTACTGGTTCCAGGCGCGTCCGACGTCCTGCCCAGCACTGCTGATACGCGCACACGCGTGACGCAGAAAATTGATCTCAATATTCCGCTGATGAGCTCGGCCATGGATACGGTGACCGAAGCCCGCATGGCTATTGCCATGGCGCAGGCCGGCGGTATGGGTGTCATTCACAAAAACCTGGATGCCGAAGAGCAGTCGCGTCAGGTGCGGCGGGTCAAACGCTTTGAAAGCGGTATTGTTTATAATCCGATCACGCTGCTGGCCAGCCAGACGCTGGCGGATGCCAAGGCGCTGCAGGAACGCTATCGCGTCACCGGCTTTCCGGTGGTGGATGAAGCGGGCCGGGTGGTCGGCATCGTCACCAATCGCGATATGCGCTTTGCCAACGACGACGCAACGCCTGTCTCGGTGATGATGACCTCGGATAATCTGGCGATGCTGCAAGAGCCCGCCGATCTGGACGAGGCCAAATCAATGATGCGCGCCCGTCGCATTGAAAAGCTGCTGGTCACCGATGGCAGCGGTAAACTCACCGGTCTTTTGACCCTGAAAGATACCGAACAGGCCGTGTTGAACCCAACCGCCTGCAAGGATGAGCTGGGCCGTCTGCGGGTTGCCGCTGCCAGCTCGGTTGGCGATAGCGGTTTTGCCCGTTCAGAGCAGCTGATTGATGCCGGTGTTGATATTGTGGTGGTGGATACCGCCCATGGTCACTCGGCGGGCGTTCTGGACGCGGTGAAACGGATCAAGGCGCAGTACCCCAATGTGCAGGTCATTGCCGGCAACGTGGCCACCGGGGCGGCGACTTCGGCGCTGATCGACGCAGGCGCCGACGCCATCAAAGTGGGCATCGGGCCTGGCTCGATCTGTACGACACGGATGGTGGCGGGGGTTGGCGTGCCTCAGCTCACGGCCATCATGGACTGCGCCGCAGCGGCTGGCGACACGCCGGTTATTGCCGATGGCGGCATTAAATTCTCTGGTGACTTTGCCAAGGCAATTGCAGCTGGCGCGTCTTGTGCCATGGTGGGCTCGATGATTGCCGGCACAGACGAAAGCCCCGGTGAGGTGATCCTCTATCAGGGGCGGTCGTTCAAATCATACCGTGGTATGGGCTCGTTGGGCGCCATGGCGCGGGGCTCTGCCGATCGCTATTTCCAGAAAGACGCCGCCAGCGACAAACTGGTGCCCGAAGGCATCGAAGGTCAGGTGCCCTATAAAGGCAGCGCCAATGCGGTTATTCATCAGCTGGTGGGGGGGCTTCGCGCCGCCATGGGCTATACTGGCAGCGCCACGGTTGAGGCGATGCGCAAGGACTGCTCTTTTGTGCGCATTACCGGTGCCGGCCTGAAAGAAAGCCACGTGCATGATGTCCAAATCACCCGTGAAAGCCCGAACTACCGTATCGGCTAAATAGATTGGAAAGATGACGATGACCCTTTGTAGCTTTGGAGCCTGGGCGTGACCCCGGCTGCCCGCCAGCAGGCGGCCATCGAAATTCTTGACCTGATCCTCGATGGGGAAGCGGCTGAAAAGGCGCTTACCTCTTGGGGGCGGCGCAATCGTTATGCCGGCTCCAAGGATCGCGCCGCCGTGCGCGATCATGTGTTTACCGCCCTGCGCCGGCGCCGCTCTTTTGCGGTGCTGGGCGGGACGCAGACCGGTCGCGGTCTGGTCCTGGGGGCGTTGCGCGCCACAGATACCGATCCCGCGACCGTGTTCAGCGGCCAGGGCTACGGGCCCGCGCCCCTGACCGAGGCCGAGAGCGCCGCGCCTGCCGCCTTTGCCTCTGATGCTGAGCGTCTGGATATTCCTGATTGGATCTGGCCCTCCTTTAGCGACAGTCTGGGCGAGGCCGCAGAAGCCGCAGCGCAGGCCCTGCAGTCGCGGGCGCCCGTGTATTTGCGGGTCAATCTGCTGCGCAGCAACCAGGCCGATGCAATCGAGGCCCTGGCAGAAGAGGGCATTATCTGTGTGCCGCACCCTGCCAGCGATACGGCCCTGGAGGTGACCCAGGGGGGACGCAAGATCCGCAACAGCGATTGTTTTGCAGATGGCCTGGTAGAGCTGCAGGATGCCGCCAGTCAGGCGGTAGTCGACAAGCTGCCTCTGCAGGACGGCATGCGGGTGCTGGATTTCTGTGCCGGCGGCGGTGGCAAAAGTCTTGCCATGGCGGCGCGCGCCAAAGTTGATCTTTTTGCCCATGATGCCAATACCAGCCGGATGAACGACCTGCCGCTGCGGGCTCAGCGGGCGGGGGCAGATATCACCTGCCTGTCCGAGGATGAGCTGGAGAAGGCTGCACTCTTTGATCTGGTGCTGTGTGATGTGCCCTGTTCCGGTTCTGGATCCTGGCGACGGGCGCCAGAAGGTAAATGGCGCCTTACCCGGGAGATGCTGGACGAGATCCGGTTGTCTCAACGTCAAATCCTAGAGGATGCCTGCCAGCTGGTGCGCCCAGGTGGCCATCTCGCCTATGCAACCTGTTCCATGCTGGACGAGGAAAACAGCGCACAAATTCAAGGTTTTCTTGACAATCATGAGGGCTGGTCGCGGAAGGATCAGGCCAGCTGGCAGGTTCAGGACGGCACGGATGGGTTTTTTGTCACTGTGTTGACGCATATCGGCTAGGGTTGTTAGGTAATTCGTCAGGAAAGCTACATATACCTTAAGGTGGCTTTAAGACTTTAGCCGCGTTATGGCGGCTACCAATCCTGAAGATGGAGCCGAAATGTCCGGTCGCCAAAATTCCTCCGTGCCTGTGCTGCGGACTTACCACCCTGAACATCTTCGCTTGGGGGCGACTTTGCTGTTGTCGATTGGGCTGATGGTGGTGCCAAGCTTTTTTGCCTGGCCCGATTGGATCATGCGCGGTCTTTTGGCGGTTGGGCTAACGCTGCTG
This genomic interval carries:
- a CDS encoding ASKHA domain-containing protein, encoding MSSDPLVIFTPSGKRGHFPVGTPVLTAARQLGVDLDSVCGGRGICSKCQITPSYGEFSKHGVTVANDALSEWNKVEQRYKDKRGLIDGRRLGCQAQVQGDVVIDVPPESQVHRQVVRKRAEARDITMNPSTRLFYVEVEEPDMHKPSGDMERLIEALDNQWQLKNVKTDLHILQCLQPALRKGQWKVTVAVHLGDANHPPKIMNIWPGYYEGTLYGLAVDLGSTTIAAHLCDLISGEVVASSGIMNPQIRFGEDLMSRVSYSMMNKGGDQEMTRAVREGMNALFTQIAAEAEIDKNLIVDAVFVCNPVMHHLFLGIDPFELGQAPFALATSDSLALRAAELDLNIHPAARVYLLPCIAGHVGADAAAVALSEAPDKSEDLVLVVDVGTNAEILLGNKTKVLACSSPTGPAFEGAQISSGQRAAPGAIERLEINPETKEPRFRVIGSDIWSDEEGFDAAIATTGITGICGSGIIEAIAEMRMAGVLDASGLIGSAEQTGTARCIADGRTNAYLVWDGSAEGGPKITITNPDIRAIQMAKAALYSGARLLMDKFGVDTVDRVVLAGAFGAHISAKHAMVLGMIPDCPIDKVTSAGNAAGTGARIALLNTKARSEIEQTVRKIEKIETAVEPRFQEHFVNASAIPNSKEPFPILASILTLPEVNFNTGGGDGPAGGRRRRRRG
- a CDS encoding CaiB/BaiF CoA transferase family protein, with protein sequence MTTPDFPVSATSASPNTGPLTGILIVDLTHVLAGPYASMTLADLGARVIKVERPGSGDDTRSFPPFKGQDSAYFATINHGKESIALDLKSLEDRVVFNKLLSQADVVLENYRPGVMERLGFGWEDLHKRFPKLIYGAVSGFGHSGPDSQRPAYDMVVQARGGVMSITGERNRDPVRVGASIGDIAAGMFLAQGVLASLLEVQKTGLGQKVDIAMLDSQLALLEHAIAITSVTGEAPRPSGARHPSITPFETFHAEDRLFVIAAGNDALFAKLCTALELPLAQDKRFATNPARCENARLLKRLIEAVTIDRPADHWIAHLTEAGIPTGPIQDVAQVLKDPQILARNMVVDVLDEDGAPAYVAAGNPIKMSGLKDPKTRAPAPRLDGNRQAILDWLEDVAPR
- a CDS encoding DUF2235 domain-containing protein, which codes for MSRKLIICLDGTGNEVEQNESNILRLYKCLKHNENQLVYYEPGVGTLSTRPFANSLFAKTKLVAGLAFGWGLHTNVLHAYSFLCENYREGDRLYFFGYSRGAYTARVLAGFINDFGLVAPHELHLIGPVFKAWRKLRQDGPNEQFAPLRISEQFFHLRRVPIRFLGLWDTVSSMIRIRLQKDTFIEFGTHSSVDENPSVKAVRHVLSIDETRCFFRQQMWQEGQEYHGTRFRSKKHPEPQDVKQVWFPGTHTDVAGSVPEAEAGLAKQTMQWMRQELDALSVDSLEFRELYYNRYVLGQKDKVTERMNLKVSQPSAKTPLHSQMKLRKLWPILELFPRLVRRSNWPGQKGVLGYYLPLAQYRHIPDDAQIHPSAFIRRADPTLHYNPKNLRGFAPSKEELENPV
- the guaB gene encoding IMP dehydrogenase; its protein translation is MQIREALTFDDVLLVPGASDVLPSTADTRTRVTQKIDLNIPLMSSAMDTVTEARMAIAMAQAGGMGVIHKNLDAEEQSRQVRRVKRFESGIVYNPITLLASQTLADAKALQERYRVTGFPVVDEAGRVVGIVTNRDMRFANDDATPVSVMMTSDNLAMLQEPADLDEAKSMMRARRIEKLLVTDGSGKLTGLLTLKDTEQAVLNPTACKDELGRLRVAAASSVGDSGFARSEQLIDAGVDIVVVDTAHGHSAGVLDAVKRIKAQYPNVQVIAGNVATGAATSALIDAGADAIKVGIGPGSICTTRMVAGVGVPQLTAIMDCAAAAGDTPVIADGGIKFSGDFAKAIAAGASCAMVGSMIAGTDESPGEVILYQGRSFKSYRGMGSLGAMARGSADRYFQKDAASDKLVPEGIEGQVPYKGSANAVIHQLVGGLRAAMGYTGSATVEAMRKDCSFVRITGAGLKESHVHDVQITRESPNYRIG
- a CDS encoding acyl-CoA thioesterase — protein: MDLRFLTPLSADEQRAQGLDQPKPMALADRVRFSELDILRHVNNKAYLGWFETARVTYFDNFCAKHFEGRPAPRSVLRNANVHYMREMVLDEPYITTARCLSFRNTSYVMEQQIWSDGLRASLEAVMVLRSPDGSAGYPLPDSLKQQFINLDGAAPAAG
- the pgl gene encoding 6-phosphogluconolactonase, whose translation is MKISEYPDREMLAIAVANAIAGELKMHLLHHDTAALAVAGGTSPAPIFDDLCAADLDWSRVHVMATDERWVALESDRSNARLIRKHLLTDRATAAHFLPFHVPARKPEEVLAEIEAQIAPNLPLSVVLLGMGEDMHTASLFPGVAGLEQALAADAPILSVLRPDSQPEPRVSLSASVLNGALSKHLVIYGEAKRKALEMALSLPPEQAPIQAVLTEITVHWAP
- a CDS encoding RsmB/NOP family class I SAM-dependent RNA methyltransferase produces the protein MTPAARQQAAIEILDLILDGEAAEKALTSWGRRNRYAGSKDRAAVRDHVFTALRRRRSFAVLGGTQTGRGLVLGALRATDTDPATVFSGQGYGPAPLTEAESAAPAAFASDAERLDIPDWIWPSFSDSLGEAAEAAAQALQSRAPVYLRVNLLRSNQADAIEALAEEGIICVPHPASDTALEVTQGGRKIRNSDCFADGLVELQDAASQAVVDKLPLQDGMRVLDFCAGGGGKSLAMAARAKVDLFAHDANTSRMNDLPLRAQRAGADITCLSEDELEKAALFDLVLCDVPCSGSGSWRRAPEGKWRLTREMLDEIRLSQRQILEDACQLVRPGGHLAYATCSMLDEENSAQIQGFLDNHEGWSRKDQASWQVQDGTDGFFVTVLTHIG